In Rutidosis leptorrhynchoides isolate AG116_Rl617_1_P2 unplaced genomic scaffold, CSIRO_AGI_Rlap_v1 contig293, whole genome shotgun sequence, a single genomic region encodes these proteins:
- the LOC139882623 gene encoding inositol oxygenase 2-like isoform X3, translating to MTILIAQPELLGSQVEDKQSVEETNELVLDGGFIVPHMNAFGKAFRDYNAESARQKGVEEFYRNQHINQTYDFVKKMREEYGKLNRVEMSIWECCELLNEVVDESDPDLDEPQIQHLLQSAEAIRKDYPDEDWLHLTALIHDLGKVLLLPSFGELPQWAVVGDTFPLGCAFDEANVHHKYFKENLDFNNPAHNTKNGIYKEGCGLDNVVISWGHDDYMYLVAKENGTTLPPAGLFVIRYHSFYPLHTGGAYKHLMNEEDKENLKWLHIFNKYDLYSKSKTLVDVEKVKPYYISLINKYFPSKLRW from the exons ATGACTATTCTCATCGCACAACCCGA GTTATTAGGATCACAAGTGGAAGACAAGCAATCGGTCGAGGAGACTAATGAATTGGTGTTAGACGGCGGCTTCATCGTACCACAT ATGAACGCATTTGGCAAGGCATTCAg GGATTACAATGCTGAGAGTGCAAGGCAAAAGGGTGTGGAGGAATTCTATCGCAACCAACACATCAACCAGACTTATGATTTT GTTAAGAAGATGAGAGAAGAGTATGGGAAATTGAACAGAGTTGAGATGAGCATATGGGAATGTTGTGAGCTTTTGAATGAAGTTGTTGACGAAAGTGACCCTGATTTGGATGAGCCTCAGATTCAGCATTTGTTGCAATCTGCTGAAGCCATTCGAAAAGACTATCCTGATGAGGATTGGCTTCATTTGACCGCTCTTATTCATG ATCTTGGAAAAGTTCTGCTTCTTCCTAGCTTTGGAGAGCTTCCTCAATGGGCAGTCGTCGGTGACACATTCCCTCTTGGCTGTGCATTTGACGAAGCCAATGTTCATCACAAG TATTTTAAGGAGAATCTCGATTTCAATAATCCTGCCCACAATACTAAAAACGGAATCTACAAGGAAGGTTGTGGGCTTGACAATGTCGTCATTTCATGGGGCCACGACGATTACATGTACTTG GTGGCAAAGGAGAATGGAACCACTCTTCCACCTGCTGGATTGTTCGTCATCCGATACCATTCATTTTATC CTTTGCACACTGGAGGAGCATACAAACACCTGATGAATGAAGAGGATAAGGAGAATCTCAAATGGCTCCATATCTTCAA CAAGTACGATCTTTACAGCAAGAGCAAAACTTTGGTTGATGTGGAGAAAGTGAAGCCTTACTACATTTCTCTCATTAATAAG TATTTCCCGTCAAAGCTGAGATGGTGA
- the LOC139882623 gene encoding inositol oxygenase 4-like isoform X5, which produces MTILIAQPEYGSQVEDKQSPELDSDNAFIAPEMNAFGKAFRDYNAESARQKGVEEFYRNQHINQTYDFVKKMREEYGKLNRVEMSIWECCELLNEVVDESDPDLDEPQIQHLLQSAEAIRKDYPDEDWLHLTALIHDLGKVLLLPSFGELPQWAVVGDTFPLGCAFDEANVHHKYFKENLDFNNPAHNTKNGIYKEGCGLDNVVISWGHDDYMYLVAKENGTTLPPAGLFVIRYHSFYPLHTGGAYKHLMNEEDKENLKWLHIFNKYDLYSKSKTLVDVEKVKPYYISLINKYFPSKLRW; this is translated from the exons ATGACTATTCTCATCGCACAACCCGAATACG GATCACAAGTGGAAGACAAGCAATCG CCAGAATTGGATTCCGACAATGCGTTCATTGCTCCGGAGATGAACGCATTTGGCAAGGCATTCAg GGATTACAATGCTGAGAGTGCAAGGCAAAAGGGTGTGGAGGAATTCTATCGCAACCAACACATCAACCAGACTTATGATTTT GTTAAGAAGATGAGAGAAGAGTATGGGAAATTGAACAGAGTTGAGATGAGCATATGGGAATGTTGTGAGCTTTTGAATGAAGTTGTTGACGAAAGTGACCCTGATTTGGATGAGCCTCAGATTCAGCATTTGTTGCAATCTGCTGAAGCCATTCGAAAAGACTATCCTGATGAGGATTGGCTTCATTTGACCGCTCTTATTCATG ATCTTGGAAAAGTTCTGCTTCTTCCTAGCTTTGGAGAGCTTCCTCAATGGGCAGTCGTCGGTGACACATTCCCTCTTGGCTGTGCATTTGACGAAGCCAATGTTCATCACAAG TATTTTAAGGAGAATCTCGATTTCAATAATCCTGCCCACAATACTAAAAACGGAATCTACAAGGAAGGTTGTGGGCTTGACAATGTCGTCATTTCATGGGGCCACGACGATTACATGTACTTG GTGGCAAAGGAGAATGGAACCACTCTTCCACCTGCTGGATTGTTCGTCATCCGATACCATTCATTTTATC CTTTGCACACTGGAGGAGCATACAAACACCTGATGAATGAAGAGGATAAGGAGAATCTCAAATGGCTCCATATCTTCAA CAAGTACGATCTTTACAGCAAGAGCAAAACTTTGGTTGATGTGGAGAAAGTGAAGCCTTACTACATTTCTCTCATTAATAAG TATTTCCCGTCAAAGCTGAGATGGTGA
- the LOC139882623 gene encoding inositol oxygenase 2-like isoform X2 gives MTILIAQPEYGSQVEDKQSVEETNELVLDGGFIVPHATSKSEPELDSDNAFIAPEMNAFGKAFRDYNAESARQKGVEEFYRNQHINQTYDFVKKMREEYGKLNRVEMSIWECCELLNEVVDESDPDLDEPQIQHLLQSAEAIRKDYPDEDWLHLTALIHDLGKVLLLPSFGELPQWAVVGDTFPLGCAFDEANVHHKYFKENLDFNNPAHNTKNGIYKEGCGLDNVVISWGHDDYMYLVAKENGTTLPPAGLFVIRYHSFYPLHTGGAYKHLMNEEDKENLKWLHIFNKYDLYSKSKTLVDVEKVKPYYISLINKYFPSKLRW, from the exons ATGACTATTCTCATCGCACAACCCGAATACG GATCACAAGTGGAAGACAAGCAATCGGTCGAGGAGACTAATGAATTGGTGTTAGACGGCGGCTTCATCGTACCACATGCCACATCCAAGTCAGAGCCAGAATTGGATTCCGACAATGCGTTCATTGCTCCGGAGATGAACGCATTTGGCAAGGCATTCAg GGATTACAATGCTGAGAGTGCAAGGCAAAAGGGTGTGGAGGAATTCTATCGCAACCAACACATCAACCAGACTTATGATTTT GTTAAGAAGATGAGAGAAGAGTATGGGAAATTGAACAGAGTTGAGATGAGCATATGGGAATGTTGTGAGCTTTTGAATGAAGTTGTTGACGAAAGTGACCCTGATTTGGATGAGCCTCAGATTCAGCATTTGTTGCAATCTGCTGAAGCCATTCGAAAAGACTATCCTGATGAGGATTGGCTTCATTTGACCGCTCTTATTCATG ATCTTGGAAAAGTTCTGCTTCTTCCTAGCTTTGGAGAGCTTCCTCAATGGGCAGTCGTCGGTGACACATTCCCTCTTGGCTGTGCATTTGACGAAGCCAATGTTCATCACAAG TATTTTAAGGAGAATCTCGATTTCAATAATCCTGCCCACAATACTAAAAACGGAATCTACAAGGAAGGTTGTGGGCTTGACAATGTCGTCATTTCATGGGGCCACGACGATTACATGTACTTG GTGGCAAAGGAGAATGGAACCACTCTTCCACCTGCTGGATTGTTCGTCATCCGATACCATTCATTTTATC CTTTGCACACTGGAGGAGCATACAAACACCTGATGAATGAAGAGGATAAGGAGAATCTCAAATGGCTCCATATCTTCAA CAAGTACGATCTTTACAGCAAGAGCAAAACTTTGGTTGATGTGGAGAAAGTGAAGCCTTACTACATTTCTCTCATTAATAAG TATTTCCCGTCAAAGCTGAGATGGTGA
- the LOC139882623 gene encoding inositol oxygenase 2-like isoform X4: MTILIAQPEYGTIRLEDKQSVEETNELVLDGGFIVPHMNAFGKAFRDYNAESARQKGVEEFYRNQHINQTYDFVKKMREEYGKLNRVEMSIWECCELLNEVVDESDPDLDEPQIQHLLQSAEAIRKDYPDEDWLHLTALIHDLGKVLLLPSFGELPQWAVVGDTFPLGCAFDEANVHHKYFKENLDFNNPAHNTKNGIYKEGCGLDNVVISWGHDDYMYLVAKENGTTLPPAGLFVIRYHSFYPLHTGGAYKHLMNEEDKENLKWLHIFNKYDLYSKSKTLVDVEKVKPYYISLINKYFPSKLRW, from the exons ATGACTATTCTCATCGCACAACCCGAATACGGTACTATACGAT TGGAAGACAAGCAATCGGTCGAGGAGACTAATGAATTGGTGTTAGACGGCGGCTTCATCGTACCACAT ATGAACGCATTTGGCAAGGCATTCAg GGATTACAATGCTGAGAGTGCAAGGCAAAAGGGTGTGGAGGAATTCTATCGCAACCAACACATCAACCAGACTTATGATTTT GTTAAGAAGATGAGAGAAGAGTATGGGAAATTGAACAGAGTTGAGATGAGCATATGGGAATGTTGTGAGCTTTTGAATGAAGTTGTTGACGAAAGTGACCCTGATTTGGATGAGCCTCAGATTCAGCATTTGTTGCAATCTGCTGAAGCCATTCGAAAAGACTATCCTGATGAGGATTGGCTTCATTTGACCGCTCTTATTCATG ATCTTGGAAAAGTTCTGCTTCTTCCTAGCTTTGGAGAGCTTCCTCAATGGGCAGTCGTCGGTGACACATTCCCTCTTGGCTGTGCATTTGACGAAGCCAATGTTCATCACAAG TATTTTAAGGAGAATCTCGATTTCAATAATCCTGCCCACAATACTAAAAACGGAATCTACAAGGAAGGTTGTGGGCTTGACAATGTCGTCATTTCATGGGGCCACGACGATTACATGTACTTG GTGGCAAAGGAGAATGGAACCACTCTTCCACCTGCTGGATTGTTCGTCATCCGATACCATTCATTTTATC CTTTGCACACTGGAGGAGCATACAAACACCTGATGAATGAAGAGGATAAGGAGAATCTCAAATGGCTCCATATCTTCAA CAAGTACGATCTTTACAGCAAGAGCAAAACTTTGGTTGATGTGGAGAAAGTGAAGCCTTACTACATTTCTCTCATTAATAAG TATTTCCCGTCAAAGCTGAGATGGTGA
- the LOC139882623 gene encoding inositol oxygenase 4-like isoform X1, protein MTILIAQPEYGTIRLEDKQSVEETNELVLDGGFIVPHATSKSEPELDSDNAFIAPEMNAFGKAFRDYNAESARQKGVEEFYRNQHINQTYDFVKKMREEYGKLNRVEMSIWECCELLNEVVDESDPDLDEPQIQHLLQSAEAIRKDYPDEDWLHLTALIHDLGKVLLLPSFGELPQWAVVGDTFPLGCAFDEANVHHKYFKENLDFNNPAHNTKNGIYKEGCGLDNVVISWGHDDYMYLVAKENGTTLPPAGLFVIRYHSFYPLHTGGAYKHLMNEEDKENLKWLHIFNKYDLYSKSKTLVDVEKVKPYYISLINKYFPSKLRW, encoded by the exons ATGACTATTCTCATCGCACAACCCGAATACGGTACTATACGAT TGGAAGACAAGCAATCGGTCGAGGAGACTAATGAATTGGTGTTAGACGGCGGCTTCATCGTACCACATGCCACATCCAAGTCAGAGCCAGAATTGGATTCCGACAATGCGTTCATTGCTCCGGAGATGAACGCATTTGGCAAGGCATTCAg GGATTACAATGCTGAGAGTGCAAGGCAAAAGGGTGTGGAGGAATTCTATCGCAACCAACACATCAACCAGACTTATGATTTT GTTAAGAAGATGAGAGAAGAGTATGGGAAATTGAACAGAGTTGAGATGAGCATATGGGAATGTTGTGAGCTTTTGAATGAAGTTGTTGACGAAAGTGACCCTGATTTGGATGAGCCTCAGATTCAGCATTTGTTGCAATCTGCTGAAGCCATTCGAAAAGACTATCCTGATGAGGATTGGCTTCATTTGACCGCTCTTATTCATG ATCTTGGAAAAGTTCTGCTTCTTCCTAGCTTTGGAGAGCTTCCTCAATGGGCAGTCGTCGGTGACACATTCCCTCTTGGCTGTGCATTTGACGAAGCCAATGTTCATCACAAG TATTTTAAGGAGAATCTCGATTTCAATAATCCTGCCCACAATACTAAAAACGGAATCTACAAGGAAGGTTGTGGGCTTGACAATGTCGTCATTTCATGGGGCCACGACGATTACATGTACTTG GTGGCAAAGGAGAATGGAACCACTCTTCCACCTGCTGGATTGTTCGTCATCCGATACCATTCATTTTATC CTTTGCACACTGGAGGAGCATACAAACACCTGATGAATGAAGAGGATAAGGAGAATCTCAAATGGCTCCATATCTTCAA CAAGTACGATCTTTACAGCAAGAGCAAAACTTTGGTTGATGTGGAGAAAGTGAAGCCTTACTACATTTCTCTCATTAATAAG TATTTCCCGTCAAAGCTGAGATGGTGA